TGAAAGGGTGAAGGACCTTAGCGTTTCTTCCGTGCCAAATTGACTTAAATACTTATTGGAATGGATACATCACGTCTTTCTGTTATTAGCTTGATACAGCGTTCATTCTTTCGATTATATATCACCTTTCGAGTACAATTGGATAGCCTTTCCTTCATCTTGTTTTTTCATCAACAAAATAATTCCATTAAAAATGCTAGAGCACTTGTAATAGGCACTAGCATTTCCATTTATTTAAAAAACATCGTGGTACTTCTTTTCACTCGTTTCGTCTTTGGCGGATAATAACCATGTTCGTAGATGCTGCCCTTTGTCATACTGCATTCTTCTAAGAAACGGTCAAGAGAGTTTGTCTTTGTATCACGCAATGCTTGAATCATTACTTGTGCAGCGACTCTAGCATCCTCCAGGGCGTGGTGATGTTCAAATTGCAGGTTATGATACGTCGCAAGTGTATTTAATTTATGATTTTCCAGTTCCGGCCAAAGCTTTTTAGCGATATTCACCGTGCAAAGGTAGTCCATCTCAGGATAGGAAAGCTTATAATAATCAAGTGTATTGCGAATCACACTCATATCAAAGCTTGCATTATGTGCGATTGTTAGATGGTTGTTTAAATAATTCCGCAATGTCGGCCAAAGCTCAGCAAATGTAGGAGCATCGGCAACTTCATATTCAGTAATCCCATGAATATACGTATTGAATGATTTAAATTCCATTAACGGATTGATAAGACTGTAAAATTCATCCATTATCCCATGCTCATTGGCTACTACTAAACCTACTGCACAAGGACTAAAGCGTTTTTCATTAGCAGTTTCAAAGTCTATTGCTACAAACTCCATAACTGTCCCCTTTCGTGTTTCATACTATGTTCAAATCTCCATAATATCCCAATTGGTAACAATGCCGATAAGCCCTCCTTTGGAGCTTCCTTCTTTTGTGATCAGTAATGCTTCCAGACGATTACCTTTTCCAATTTGCTCCTTAAAAATCTCCTTCGCTTCATAAACGGATGTTTCTTTTGATATGAATCTGAAGTTATCCCTTTTTTCACATTCCAAGACTTCTGCCAATGTTGCATCTAATAGAGAATTTATTCGTTTTTCGATTCCTTTTGATAACCATTTAGTGATCCCTTTATGCGTAATTAGCCCTTGGAATACATTTCCTCTATATACTGGAAATTTTGTAATCCCATGCTTATTAACAATTTCCAGCACATTTGACAATGGATCCGTTTCTTGAAAGCATACGACCTTTCGGATAAACAACGGGTCTACTTTTCGGGGTTTCAAAAGTTCCAATTCAATCGTTTCTATCCGTTCTACAACAGAATCATGCGGCTCTGCAATGGTATACATAAGATCTGTCTTGTTATGTACAATAGCATTTCGCAGCTCGGCAAATTCAAGAAGGTCATCCTGGAACTGTTTTATCAACGCATTAGATTTGCCTAAGACTTTAACAGCCCTTGAAAACCCCATTTCTTTTTTTATCAGCAACGCTTTTAAACCTTTTTCAATTCGATTGAATGCTGTCAAAAAACGATCTGAGTTTCGATATAGTGCAGTTGCTTTCTCCTGCTTTATAGTTGGATTGTTAACACGATTCACATGCTGGCCTCCTTATCCTGAATCTATTGTATATACCGAAAATAAGCCTTCCCATTATGATAAAACCGATGAACCTTATCCATTGCCTCTAAGTATATTAATCTTGTTA
This region of Oceanobacillus sp. FSL K6-2867 genomic DNA includes:
- a CDS encoding CBS domain-containing protein; the protein is MNRVNNPTIKQEKATALYRNSDRFLTAFNRIEKGLKALLIKKEMGFSRAVKVLGKSNALIKQFQDDLLEFAELRNAIVHNKTDLMYTIAEPHDSVVERIETIELELLKPRKVDPLFIRKVVCFQETDPLSNVLEIVNKHGITKFPVYRGNVFQGLITHKGITKWLSKGIEKRINSLLDATLAEVLECEKRDNFRFISKETSVYEAKEIFKEQIGKGNRLEALLITKEGSSKGGLIGIVTNWDIMEI
- a CDS encoding 3'-5' exonuclease encodes the protein MEFVAIDFETANEKRFSPCAVGLVVANEHGIMDEFYSLINPLMEFKSFNTYIHGITEYEVADAPTFAELWPTLRNYLNNHLTIAHNASFDMSVIRNTLDYYKLSYPEMDYLCTVNIAKKLWPELENHKLNTLATYHNLQFEHHHALEDARVAAQVMIQALRDTKTNSLDRFLEECSMTKGSIYEHGYYPPKTKRVKRSTTMFFK